One window of the Lepeophtheirus salmonis chromosome 7, UVic_Lsal_1.4, whole genome shotgun sequence genome contains the following:
- the LOC121121875 gene encoding enhancer of split mbeta protein, which yields MSFMYHETSMSKTHQYRKVMKPLLERKRRARINKCLDELKELMIEALQTQGEESITKLEKADILELTVRHLRKLKNQEVISKNSPSDRYIAGYTACASEVSQYLSSIPGINVHFGSELMSHLGNNLTKPLSVSTSSLNESSSSVSPSDLGYVSSGSITPPPEPKKSIKTENVWRPF from the coding sequence ATGTCTTTCATGTACCACGAGACATCTATGTCCAAAACTCATCAGTACCGCAAGGTGATGAAGCCTCTTCTCGAACGCAAACGTCGTGCACGTATTAACAAGTGTCTTGATGAACTCAAGGAACTCATGATTGAGGCTCTTCAAACACAAGGGGAAGAATCCATTACAAAGTTAGAAAAGGCCGACATACTTGAACTCACTGTTAGACATTTACGAAAACTCAAGAACCAAGAAGTTATATCAAAGAACAGTCCTTCAGATCGTTATATCGCTGGCTATACGGCATGTGCAAGTGAAGTCTCACAATACCTTTCCTCCATACCTGGGATTAATGTACACTTTGGCTCCGAACTCATGTCACATCTTGGTAATAACTTAACCAAACCTCTCAGTGTCTCCACTTCATCCCTCAACGAATCCTCATCCTCGGTTTCACCTTCTGACTTAGGCTATGTGAGCTCAGGTTCCATTACACCTCCTCCTGAACCTAAAAAATCCATCAAGACTGAAAATGTTTGGAGGCCCTTTTAG